A stretch of the Lolium perenne isolate Kyuss_39 chromosome 3, Kyuss_2.0, whole genome shotgun sequence genome encodes the following:
- the LOC139838273 gene encoding uncharacterized protein, with protein MGRSFPVFFVKREANRKLFNLVYTNSVLAVCLVLMNWDWVKLLHRLHTVPLSPWACWAWRSVDGPIAAGKRSDVGQHWSALAALMPLYRSISKVVLGDGERIGFWMDDWAGLSAVGEREFTALLPRVEALQLSGQPDSRILTMCAKRTGELAVGELYKLMQFGGVDAPFADFVWGGFAPSKAKFFAWLLVQSRIQSRAALFKKHVLSEEEALCPICESERETATHLIFACPFVHRFWDAIGWSFPVDADVRRLFSYDTPVPRGSKATSTLTILLCWNIWKHRNGVAFRGERASLPRLLSMCREDAALWELRAPAALHDEAVAWPSLLGTV; from the exons ATGGGACGCTCTTTTCCTGTGTTCTTCGTCAAGAGGGAGGCTAATAGAAAGCTATTTAATCTCGTGTACACCAATTCTGTGTTAGCTGTTTGTTTGGTTCTGATGAACTGGGACTGG GTCAAGCTCCTTCACCGGCTTCACACCGTCCCCCTGTCTCCCTGGGCTTGCTGGGCATGGCGCTCCGTCGACGGCCCCATTGCTGCGGGCAAGAGGAGCGACGTGGGGCAACACTGGTCTGCCCTTGCCGCTCTCATGCCCCTCTACAGGAGCATCTCCAAGGTCGTGCTTGGGGATGGCGAGCGCATCGGCTTCTGGATGGACGACTGGGCCGG GCTCTCCGCCGTGGGGGAGCGAGAGTTCACCGCTCTCCTCCCTCGGGTCGAGGCTTTGCAGCTCTCGGGGCAGCCCGACTCTCGGATCCTCACTATGTGTGCCAAGCGCACCGGCGAGCTTGCCGTCGGCGAACTCTACAAGCTGATGCAGTTCGGCGGCGTCGACGCCCCTTTCGCGGACTTCGTCTGGGGTGGATTCGCCCcgtccaaggccaagttcttcgcCTGGCTGCTCGTGCAGTCTCGTATCCAGTCGCGGGCGGCGCTGTTCAAGAAGCACGTCCTATCTGAGGAGGAGGCACTCTGCCCCATCTGCGAGAGCGAGAGGGAAACGGCGACACACCTCATCTTCGCCTGCCCCTTCGTGCATCGCTTCTGGGACGCGATCGGCTGGAGCTTTCCCGTTGATGCGGATGTGCGTCGGCTGTTCTCCTACGACACCCCTGTCCCCCGTGGCTCCAAAGCGACCTCGACTCTCACCATCCTTCTCTGCTGGAATATTTGGAAGCACCGTAATGGGGTTGCTTTCCGCGGTGAGCGCGCTAGCCTCCCCCGCCTCCTCTCCATGTGCCGTGAGGATGCCGCTCTTTGGGAGCTTCGTGCTCCCGCTGCCCTGCATGATGAGGCTGTCGCCTGGCCCTCTCTCTTAGGCACTGTGTAA
- the LOC139829742 gene encoding uncharacterized protein, whose product MHDQPAPASPMSRSRLYYLTAPTAIFLRRSSPTSTSTSPPSLRAFQVALAAATENLRSGTLSHEDAHHLFDELLRQDTPVPTRALNGFLAALACAPASAACSDGGLLLAVALFNRMPLVAPPTVWTYSILLDSCCRARQPDLALAFFGRFLRAGLKANIDIVRTLLKVLCHAKRTDEAADVLLHRMLHLGCVPDAISYTTVIRGFLKEGKFSTASNLFHEMVQKGLVPDVVSYSSMIHAFCKRGRCKEARQILDCGILKGLKPDIVAYTTMLHGYATEGCLVDMNNLYNLMVREGVVPNQYVFNILINAHAKCGLVDEAFLIFGDMQKQGVKPDAVTYLAMIDAFCRKGRMNDAIQQFNQMINMGVPPNMQTYRCLIQGYCTHGDLLRAKELVHEMMGKGIHCPGVVFFNIIINNLCKEGRVTDAQDIFDFMIHIGEKPDVITFSSLIDGYCSAGKMQKACRVRDDMVSVGIEPDAITYNTLIDGYFKAGMVDAALTLFREMSDMAAKPDTLTYNIIMDGLFKAGRTVAAEEKFHEMVKSGVKLSICTYNIIINGLCKNGCADEAIMLFEKLRAMNLKFDIRTLNIIIDAMFNVGRIEQAKNLFAAMPAKGLAPDVVTYTTMMSNLIKKGLAEEADNIYSSMEASGCPPDSRLLNVIIRKLLNKGEIVRAISYMSRLDGKGMLLEASTTSQLISLFSMQGIYIYFFFEWSPGGNKSPPEYFFIHICL is encoded by the coding sequence ATGCACGACCAACCAGCACCAGCCAGCCCCATGTCTCGCTCTCGCCTCTACTACTTGACCGCTCCGACGGCCATCTTCCTCCGGCGCTCCTcccccacctccacctccacctcgccaCCCTCACTCCGTGCTTTTCAGGTAGCCCTCGCCGCCGCCACGGAGAACCTACGCTCCGGGACGCTCAGCCATGAGGATGCACACCACCTGTTCGATGAATTGCTGCGCCAGGACACTCCAGTCCCCACGCGCGCCCTCAACGGCTTTCTCGCTGCCCTAGCCTGCGCGCCGGCCTCCGCCGCCTGCAGCGACGGCGGCCTCTTGCTCGCCGTCGCCCTCTTCAACCGCATGCCCCTGGTGGCGCCGCCCACGGTCTGGACGTACAGCATCCTGCTCGACTCTTGCTGCCGCGCGCGGCAGCCAGACCTGGCGCTCGCCTTCTTCGGCCGCTTCCTCAGGGCGGGCCTCAAGGCAAACATCGACATTGTTCGCACACTCCTCAAGGTGCTCTGCCACGCAAAGCGGACTGATGAGGCTGCGGACGTGCTGCTTCACAGGATGCTGCATCTGGGCTGCGTGCCCGATGCCATCTCGTACACCACGGTTATCCGTGGCTTCTTAAAGGAGGGTAAATTCAGCACGGCAAGCAACCTATTCCATGAAATGGTGCAGAAGGGCCTTGTTCCTGATGTGGTGTCATATAGCTCCATGATTCATGCGTTCTGCAAGCGTGGAAGATGCAAAGAAGCTAGACAAATCCTGGATTGTGGGATTCTCAAGGGCCTCAAACCAGATATCGTTGCATACACTACCATGCTTCACGGGTACGCTACAGAAGGATGCCTCGTTGATATGAATAATCTCTACAACTTGATGGTACGAGAAGGTGTTGTACCTAACCAATATGTTTTCAACATATTGATCAATGCGCATGCTAAGTGTGGATTGGTGGATGAGGCATTTCTTATCTTTGGAGACATGCAGAAACAGGGAGTGAAACCAGATGCCGTAACCTATTTAGCCATGATAGATGCGTTTTGCAGAAAGGGTAGGATGAATGATGCTATCCAACAATTCAACCAGATGATTAATATGGGGGTACCACCGAATATGCAGACTTACAGGTGCCTGATTCAGGGTTATTGTACACATGGTGATTTACTGAGAGCTAAAGAATTGGTTCATGAAATGATGGGAAAAGGCATCCATTGTCCTGGCGTTGTGTTCTTTAACATTATAATAAACAACCTATGCAAAGAAGGAAGGGTGACAGATGCACAAGATATCTTTGACTTCATGATACATATAGGTGAGAAGCCTGATGTTATCACATTCAGTTCACTGATTGATGGATACTGCTCAGCTGGCAAGATGCAGAAAGCATGCAGGGTACGTGATGATATGGTATCGGTTGGCATTGAACCTGATGCAATTACGTACAATACACTTATTGATGGATATTTTAAAGCTGGAATGGTGGATGCTGCATTGACTCTATTCAGAGAAATGTCAGATATGGCAGCTAAACCGGATACTCTTACTTATAACATCATAATGGATGGATTATTTAAGGCTGGTAGAACTGTTGCCGCAGAGGAAAAGTTCCATGAGATGGTCAAAAGTGGAGTGAAATTGTCCATTTGTAcatacaatataattatcaatggGCTTTGCAAAAATGGTTGTGCGGACGAAGCAATCATGTTGTTCGAGAAATTGCGAGCAATGAACCTTAAGTTTGATATCAGAACTCTCAATATTATAATTGATGCAATGTTTAATGTTGGGAGAATAGAGCAAGCTAAGAATTTGTTTGCTGCAATGCCAGCCAAGGGATTGGCACCTGATGTTGTAACCTACACTACGATGATGTCAAACCTTATAAAAAAAGGATTGGCAGAAGAAGCTGACAATATATATTCATCAATGGAGGCGAGTGGTTGCCCTCCTGACTCTCGTTTGTTAAATGTTATTATCAGAAAGTTActgaacaaaggtgaaatagtcagGGCCATCAGTTATATGTCCAGACTTGATGGCAAGGGCATGTTGCTTGAAGCTTCAACTACTTCCCAGTTGATATCTCTCTTTTCAATGcaagggatatatatatattttttttttgaatggtCACCGGGGGGGAATAAATCCCCACCTGAATATTTTTTCATTCATATTTGCCTATGA
- the LOC127345707 gene encoding protein JINGUBANG has product MAITPPDQERAAMSVPLLPRWHDSLSLSSSSSSSTSSSFSASSDAAPMMPMPTDASPCKPLAAFRDAHRGGGSVSCLSLCGEFLLSASTGADIVAWQQPDLRLFARFGGAGGEGSVKALAAAGGRVFSAHQDGRVRVWRVSRRSENAFKLVAALPTARDYLGRVFRQASYVPTRRGARRRLWIEHADSISCLAVAVQDGVVYSGSWDRTLKVWRMSDLRCLESVRAHDDAINAVAADCGVVYSASADGRVKAWEKGKVAGSTHSLLAVLVARDGVSWNALAVSADGAAAGRRVYAAGSDGHVLGWDRHGGARWNLACEVKAHAMAVLCLCVAGDLVCTGSADKTIGLWRRQPDGGLAKVGAVGGHEGPVKCIQASVCRTSNGCMVYSGGLDKSIRVWWVPHGFNGDQRRPETDTKEHKPCVFLR; this is encoded by the coding sequence ATGGCGATTACGCCACCGGATCAAGAACGCGCCGCAATGTCCGTGCCCCTCCTCCCGCGGTGGCACGACTCCCTCTCcctttcctcctcctcttcctcctccacctcctcctcattCTCGGCATCATCCGACGCGGCGCCGATGATGCCGATGCCGACGGACGCGTCGCCGTGCAAGCCCCTGGCGGCGTTCCGGGACGCGCACCGGGGCGGCGGCTCCGTGTCCTGCCTCTCCCTCTGCGGCGAGTTCCTGCTCAGCGCCTCCACGGGCGCCGACATCGTGGCCTGGCAGCAGCCGGACCTGCGCCTCTTCGCGCGCttcggcggcgccggcggcgagggCTCCGTCAAGGcgctggcggcggcgggcgggcgcGTGTTCTCCGCGCACCAGGACGGCCGCGTGCGCGTCTGGCGCGTCTCGCGCCGCTCCGAAAACGCCTTCAAGCTCGTCGCCGCGCTGCCCACCGCCCGGGACTACCTGGGCCGCGTGTTCCGGCAGGCCAGCTACGTGCCCACCCGCCGCGGCGCCAGGCGCCGGCTCTGGATCGAGCACGCCGACAGCatctcctgcctcgccgtcgccgtgcAGGACGGCGTCGTCTACTCCGGCTCCTGGGACAGGACGctcaaggtgtggcgcatgtccgACCTCAGGTGCCTCGAGTCCGTGCGCGCCCACGACGACGCCATCAACGCCGTCGCCGCCGACTGCGGCGTCGTCTACTCCGCCTCCGCGGACGGCCGTGTCAAGGCGTGGGAGAAAGGCAAGGTCGCCGGCTCGACGCACTCCCTCCTGGCCGTCCTCGTCGCGCGCGACGGCGTGTCGTGGAACGCCCTCGCGGTGAGCGCCGACGGTGCCGCAGCGGGCCGGCGCGTGTACGCGGCCGGCTCGGACGGGCACGTCCTCGGCTGGGACCGGCACGGCGGCGCGCGGTGGAACCTCGCGTGCGAAGTCAAGGCGCACGCCATGGCCGTGCTGTGCCTCTGCGTGGCCGGCGACCTGGTGTGCACCGGCTCCGCCGACAAGACCATCGGCCTGTGGCGCCGGCAGCCGGACGGCGGCCTCGCCAAGGTCGGCGCCGTCGGAGGCCACGAGGGCCCCGTGAAGTGCATCCAGGCCTCCGTGTGCCGGACGAGCAATGGCTGCATGGTGTACAGCGGAGGGCTCGACAAGAGCATCAGAGTCTGGTGGGTGCCCCATGGATTCAACGGTGACCAGCGGCGTCCAGAAACGGACACCAAGGAGCACAAGCCCTGCGTGTTCTTGAGGTGA